A genome region from Tursiops truncatus isolate mTurTru1 chromosome 15, mTurTru1.mat.Y, whole genome shotgun sequence includes the following:
- the FBXL16 gene encoding F-box/LRR-repeat protein 16 isoform X1: protein MERSSVLPWQQTHYPLSWTLSADRARKMSSPGVDGDPKPPCLPRNGLVKLPGQPNGLGTASITKGTPAAKNRPCQPPPPTLPPPSLAAPPPRAALAGGLCPQAGLPLGGPALAPVPGPPVERPPLATDEKILNGLFWYFSACERCVLAQVCKAWRRVLYQPKFWAGLTPVLHAKELYTVLPGGEKEFVNLQGFAARGFEGFCLVGVSDLDICEFIDNYALSKKGVKAMSLKRSTITDAGLEVMLEQMQGVVRLELSGCNDFTEAGLWSSLSARITSLSVSDCINVADDAIAAISQLLPNLAELSLQAYHVTDTALAYFTARQGHSTHTLRLLSCWEITNHGVVNVVHSLPNLTALSLSGCSKVTDDGVELVAENLRKLRSLDLSWCPRITDMALEYVACDLHRLEELVLDRCVRITDTGLSYLSTMSSLRSLYLRWCCQVQDFGLKHLLAMRSLRLLSLAGCPLLTATGLSGLVQLQELEELELTNCPGATPELFKYFSQHLPRCLVVE from the exons ATGGAAAGGAGTTCAGTTCTGCCCTGGCAGCAGACTCACTACCCTCTCTCCTGGACACTGTCTGCAGACCGAGCGAGGAAGATGTCGAGCCCGGGCGTCGACGGCGACCCCAAGCCTCCATGCTTGCCTCGCAATGGCCTGGTGAAGCTGCCAGGCCAGCCGAACGGCCTGGGCACAGCCAGCATCACCAAGGGCACGCCGGCTGCCAAGAACCGCCCCTGCCAGCCACCCCCGCCCACCCTCCCACCACCCAGCCTGGCTGCCCCACCGCCCCGGGCTGCTCTGGCCGGGGGCCTGTGCCCCCAGGCAGGGCTCCCCCTTGGTGGACCAGCCTTAGCCCCAGTGCCCGGGCCCCCAGTAGAGCGGCCGCCACTGGCCACAGACGAGAAGATCCTCAATGGCCTCTTCTGGTACTTCTCAGCTTGCGAGAGGTGCGTGCTGGCCCAGGTGTGCAAGGCCTGGAGGCGTGTGCTCTACCAGCCCAAGTTCTGGGCAGGCCTCACGCCTGTGCTGCATGCCAAGGAGCTCTACACAGTTCTGCCTGGAGGTGAGAAGGAGTTCGTGAACCTGCAGGGCTTCGCAGCACGTGGCTTTGAGGGTTTCTGCCTGGTCGGTGTCTCCGACCTGGACATCTGTGAGTTCATCGACAACTATGCCCTCTCCAAGAAGGGTGTCAAGGCCATGAGCCTCAAGCGCTCCACCATCACTGATGCCGGCCTGGAG GTGATGCTGGAGCAGATGCAGGGTGTGGTGCGCCTCGAGCTGTCAGGCTGCAACGACTTCACCGAAGCTGGGCTGTGGTCCAGCCTGAGCGCGCGCATCACCTCGCTGAGTGTGAGCGACTGCATCAACGTGGCCGACGACGCCATCGCGGCTATCTCTCAGCTGCTGCCCAACCTGGCTGAGCTGAGCTTGCAGGCCTACCACGTGACGGACACAGCACTGGCCTACTTCACGGCACGCCAGGGCCACAGCACGCACACGCTGCGCCTGCTCTCCTGCTGGGAGATCACCAACCACGGCGTGGTCAACGTGGTGCACAGCCTGCCCAACCTCACCGCACTCAGCCTCTCTGGCTGCTCCAAGGTCACCGACGATGGTGTCGAGCTTGTGGCCGAGAACCTGCGCAAGCTACGCAGCCTCGACCTCTCGTGGTGCCCACGCATCACCGACATGGCGCTCGAGTACGTGGCCTGCGACCTGCACCGCCTGGAGGAGCTCGTGCTGGACAG GTGTGTACGCATTACGGACACTGGCCTCAGCTATTTGTCCACCATGTCGTCCCTTCGCAGCCTCTACCTGCGATGGTGCTGCCAG GTGCAGGACTTCGGGCTGAAGCACCTCCTGGCCATGAGGAGTTTGCGTCTCTTGTCTCTGGCAG GCTGCCCGCTGCTGACCGCCACCGGGCTGTCGGGCCTGGTGCAGCTGCAGGAGCTGGAGGAGCTGGAGCTGACCAACTGCCCTGGGGCTACCCCCGAGCTCTTCAAGTACTTTTCGCAGCACCTGCCCCGCTGCCTCGTCGTCGAGTAG
- the FBXL16 gene encoding F-box/LRR-repeat protein 16 isoform X3 → MERSSVLPWQQTHYPLSWTLSADRARKMSSPGVDGDPKPPCLPRNGLVKLPGQPNGLGTASITKGTPAAKNRPCQPPPPTLPPPSLAAPPPRAALAGGLCPQAGLPLGGPALAPVPGPPVERPPLATDEKILNGLFWYFSACERCVLAQVCKAWRRVLYQPKFWAGLTPVLHAKELYTVLPGGEKEFVNLQGFAARGFEGFCLVGVSDLDICEFIDNYALSKKGVKAMSLKRSTITDAGLEVMLEQMQGVVRLELSGCNDFTEAGLWSSLSARITSLSVSDCINVADDAIAAISQLLPNLAELSLQAYHVTDTALAYFTARQGHSTHTLRLLSCWEITNHGVVNVVHSLPNLTALSLSGCSKVTDDGVELVAENLRKLRSLDLSWCPRITDMALEYVACDLHRLEELVLDRCRTSG, encoded by the exons ATGGAAAGGAGTTCAGTTCTGCCCTGGCAGCAGACTCACTACCCTCTCTCCTGGACACTGTCTGCAGACCGAGCGAGGAAGATGTCGAGCCCGGGCGTCGACGGCGACCCCAAGCCTCCATGCTTGCCTCGCAATGGCCTGGTGAAGCTGCCAGGCCAGCCGAACGGCCTGGGCACAGCCAGCATCACCAAGGGCACGCCGGCTGCCAAGAACCGCCCCTGCCAGCCACCCCCGCCCACCCTCCCACCACCCAGCCTGGCTGCCCCACCGCCCCGGGCTGCTCTGGCCGGGGGCCTGTGCCCCCAGGCAGGGCTCCCCCTTGGTGGACCAGCCTTAGCCCCAGTGCCCGGGCCCCCAGTAGAGCGGCCGCCACTGGCCACAGACGAGAAGATCCTCAATGGCCTCTTCTGGTACTTCTCAGCTTGCGAGAGGTGCGTGCTGGCCCAGGTGTGCAAGGCCTGGAGGCGTGTGCTCTACCAGCCCAAGTTCTGGGCAGGCCTCACGCCTGTGCTGCATGCCAAGGAGCTCTACACAGTTCTGCCTGGAGGTGAGAAGGAGTTCGTGAACCTGCAGGGCTTCGCAGCACGTGGCTTTGAGGGTTTCTGCCTGGTCGGTGTCTCCGACCTGGACATCTGTGAGTTCATCGACAACTATGCCCTCTCCAAGAAGGGTGTCAAGGCCATGAGCCTCAAGCGCTCCACCATCACTGATGCCGGCCTGGAG GTGATGCTGGAGCAGATGCAGGGTGTGGTGCGCCTCGAGCTGTCAGGCTGCAACGACTTCACCGAAGCTGGGCTGTGGTCCAGCCTGAGCGCGCGCATCACCTCGCTGAGTGTGAGCGACTGCATCAACGTGGCCGACGACGCCATCGCGGCTATCTCTCAGCTGCTGCCCAACCTGGCTGAGCTGAGCTTGCAGGCCTACCACGTGACGGACACAGCACTGGCCTACTTCACGGCACGCCAGGGCCACAGCACGCACACGCTGCGCCTGCTCTCCTGCTGGGAGATCACCAACCACGGCGTGGTCAACGTGGTGCACAGCCTGCCCAACCTCACCGCACTCAGCCTCTCTGGCTGCTCCAAGGTCACCGACGATGGTGTCGAGCTTGTGGCCGAGAACCTGCGCAAGCTACGCAGCCTCGACCTCTCGTGGTGCCCACGCATCACCGACATGGCGCTCGAGTACGTGGCCTGCGACCTGCACCGCCTGGAGGAGCTCGTGCTGGACAG GTGCAGGACTTCGGGCTGA
- the FBXL16 gene encoding F-box/LRR-repeat protein 16 isoform X2: MSSPGVDGDPKPPCLPRNGLVKLPGQPNGLGTASITKGTPAAKNRPCQPPPPTLPPPSLAAPPPRAALAGGLCPQAGLPLGGPALAPVPGPPVERPPLATDEKILNGLFWYFSACERCVLAQVCKAWRRVLYQPKFWAGLTPVLHAKELYTVLPGGEKEFVNLQGFAARGFEGFCLVGVSDLDICEFIDNYALSKKGVKAMSLKRSTITDAGLEVMLEQMQGVVRLELSGCNDFTEAGLWSSLSARITSLSVSDCINVADDAIAAISQLLPNLAELSLQAYHVTDTALAYFTARQGHSTHTLRLLSCWEITNHGVVNVVHSLPNLTALSLSGCSKVTDDGVELVAENLRKLRSLDLSWCPRITDMALEYVACDLHRLEELVLDRCVRITDTGLSYLSTMSSLRSLYLRWCCQVQDFGLKHLLAMRSLRLLSLAGCPLLTATGLSGLVQLQELEELELTNCPGATPELFKYFSQHLPRCLVVE; encoded by the exons ATGTCGAGCCCGGGCGTCGACGGCGACCCCAAGCCTCCATGCTTGCCTCGCAATGGCCTGGTGAAGCTGCCAGGCCAGCCGAACGGCCTGGGCACAGCCAGCATCACCAAGGGCACGCCGGCTGCCAAGAACCGCCCCTGCCAGCCACCCCCGCCCACCCTCCCACCACCCAGCCTGGCTGCCCCACCGCCCCGGGCTGCTCTGGCCGGGGGCCTGTGCCCCCAGGCAGGGCTCCCCCTTGGTGGACCAGCCTTAGCCCCAGTGCCCGGGCCCCCAGTAGAGCGGCCGCCACTGGCCACAGACGAGAAGATCCTCAATGGCCTCTTCTGGTACTTCTCAGCTTGCGAGAGGTGCGTGCTGGCCCAGGTGTGCAAGGCCTGGAGGCGTGTGCTCTACCAGCCCAAGTTCTGGGCAGGCCTCACGCCTGTGCTGCATGCCAAGGAGCTCTACACAGTTCTGCCTGGAGGTGAGAAGGAGTTCGTGAACCTGCAGGGCTTCGCAGCACGTGGCTTTGAGGGTTTCTGCCTGGTCGGTGTCTCCGACCTGGACATCTGTGAGTTCATCGACAACTATGCCCTCTCCAAGAAGGGTGTCAAGGCCATGAGCCTCAAGCGCTCCACCATCACTGATGCCGGCCTGGAG GTGATGCTGGAGCAGATGCAGGGTGTGGTGCGCCTCGAGCTGTCAGGCTGCAACGACTTCACCGAAGCTGGGCTGTGGTCCAGCCTGAGCGCGCGCATCACCTCGCTGAGTGTGAGCGACTGCATCAACGTGGCCGACGACGCCATCGCGGCTATCTCTCAGCTGCTGCCCAACCTGGCTGAGCTGAGCTTGCAGGCCTACCACGTGACGGACACAGCACTGGCCTACTTCACGGCACGCCAGGGCCACAGCACGCACACGCTGCGCCTGCTCTCCTGCTGGGAGATCACCAACCACGGCGTGGTCAACGTGGTGCACAGCCTGCCCAACCTCACCGCACTCAGCCTCTCTGGCTGCTCCAAGGTCACCGACGATGGTGTCGAGCTTGTGGCCGAGAACCTGCGCAAGCTACGCAGCCTCGACCTCTCGTGGTGCCCACGCATCACCGACATGGCGCTCGAGTACGTGGCCTGCGACCTGCACCGCCTGGAGGAGCTCGTGCTGGACAG GTGTGTACGCATTACGGACACTGGCCTCAGCTATTTGTCCACCATGTCGTCCCTTCGCAGCCTCTACCTGCGATGGTGCTGCCAG GTGCAGGACTTCGGGCTGAAGCACCTCCTGGCCATGAGGAGTTTGCGTCTCTTGTCTCTGGCAG GCTGCCCGCTGCTGACCGCCACCGGGCTGTCGGGCCTGGTGCAGCTGCAGGAGCTGGAGGAGCTGGAGCTGACCAACTGCCCTGGGGCTACCCCCGAGCTCTTCAAGTACTTTTCGCAGCACCTGCCCCGCTGCCTCGTCGTCGAGTAG